In a single window of the Nilaparvata lugens isolate BPH chromosome 1, ASM1435652v1, whole genome shotgun sequence genome:
- the LOC120355113 gene encoding ubiquitin-like protein 4A encodes MKVNIKALHGAECFVEITNTMTILELKQMVSKALKVPIGHQKLLLAGRFLADNMTVADYPSMKEGIRIHLVVRPNLDQDISSVTLHDATYCFLRKYYSDSDSQKISDEFLKEFNRSISSLSLDDIERIATMYLNEELTS; translated from the coding sequence ATGAAAGTTAACATAAAAGCTTTACATGGGGCTGAATGTTTTGTTGAGATTACAAACACCATGACAATCCTTGAGCTTAAGCAAATGGTCTCAAAAGCCCTGAAAGTACCAATTGGCCATCAAAAACTGCTTCTCGCCGGACGATTTCTAGCAGATAACATGACAGTAGCCGACTACCCTTCAATGAAAGAAGGCATTCGTATACACTTGGTGGTGCGACCTAATTTGGACCAGGACATCAGTTCGGTGACTCTACACGATGCAACCTACTGTTTCCTACGCAAATATTACTCGGATTCCGATTCACAAAAAATATCTGACGAGTTTCTAAAGGAATTCAACCGGTCTATCTCTTCACTGAGTCTGGACGACATAGAAAGGATTGCCACAATGTATTTGAACGAAGAACTGACAAGTTGA